One window of Paenibacillus albicereus genomic DNA carries:
- a CDS encoding DUF58 domain-containing protein yields the protein MAMLALLAALAAALGLQGLLLGRWALRGVRVERSFSATACHAGEAIEMVETIENGKRLPVPWLRLEAMLPAGLSFRGTGQMSISAGSIYQNHASLFALPPRVRIIRRHAAVCASRGVWSMGTATLTGGDLFGLFAPSVKVELPWRLIVYPELTGMEQLPESWLRWQGELEVRRWVAEDPFVTSGVRDYAPGDAMNRIHWKASARSAGLQVHRYGHTANPRAMLLLNVEESETMWGRVNDAAGLEEALRCAAASAAELLRRGLGAGFAHNALLAEEAAGLPDRVEPGYGGLALEPLLEAMAAVAPQARVPFHELLRQEAERQEQGGERLDYLLITAHESARLREAAERLSALGHGVTIVRPPGAVAKRRRETA from the coding sequence ATGGCGATGCTCGCGCTGCTGGCCGCGCTGGCGGCGGCGCTCGGCCTGCAGGGACTGCTGCTCGGGCGCTGGGCGCTGCGCGGCGTGCGGGTGGAGCGTTCGTTCAGCGCGACGGCCTGCCATGCGGGAGAGGCCATCGAGATGGTCGAGACGATCGAGAACGGCAAGCGGCTGCCGGTGCCGTGGCTGCGGCTGGAGGCGATGCTGCCGGCGGGGCTGTCGTTTCGCGGGACGGGACAGATGTCGATCAGCGCCGGCTCGATCTACCAGAACCATGCGAGCCTGTTCGCGCTGCCGCCGCGGGTGCGGATCATCCGCCGCCATGCCGCCGTCTGCGCGAGCCGGGGCGTCTGGAGCATGGGCACCGCGACGCTGACGGGCGGCGACCTGTTCGGCCTGTTCGCGCCGTCGGTCAAGGTCGAGCTGCCGTGGCGGCTCATCGTCTACCCGGAGCTGACCGGGATGGAGCAATTGCCGGAGTCGTGGCTGCGCTGGCAAGGGGAGCTGGAAGTACGGCGCTGGGTGGCGGAGGACCCGTTCGTGACGAGCGGCGTACGGGACTATGCGCCCGGGGACGCGATGAACCGCATCCATTGGAAAGCTTCGGCGCGCTCCGCCGGGCTGCAGGTGCATCGTTACGGCCACACGGCGAACCCGCGGGCGATGCTGCTGCTGAACGTCGAGGAGTCGGAGACGATGTGGGGCCGGGTGAACGACGCGGCGGGGCTGGAGGAGGCGCTGCGCTGCGCCGCCGCGAGCGCGGCCGAGCTGCTGCGCCGCGGGCTCGGCGCGGGCTTCGCGCATAACGCGCTGCTGGCCGAGGAAGCGGCCGGCTTGCCGGACCGCGTGGAGCCCGGCTACGGAGGCCTGGCGCTGGAGCCGCTGCTGGAGGCGATGGCGGCGGTGGCGCCGCAGGCGCGGGTGCCTTTTCACGAGCTGCTGCGCCAGGAAGCGGAGCGGCAGGAGCAAGGCGGCGAGCGGCTCGATTATCTGCTCATCACGGCGCATGAGTCGGCCCGCTTGCGGGAGGCGGCGGAGCGGCTGTCCGCGCTCGGGCACGGCGTGACGATCGTGCGCCCTCCTGGGGCCGTCGCCAAGCGAAGGAGGGAGACGGCATGA
- a CDS encoding HD domain-containing protein, which yields MSHPHEQPNSTPASDPTATTSPSSPPEAESLLAAAEAYARAELGGDTSGHDWWHVQRVADMARRLAADEGADPFLCVLAALLHDVADEKLNPSKEAGMAKVASWLEARELADGDREHVLEIIGTMSYNGGANPPMRTLEGRVVQDADRLDAIGAIAVARTFVYAGHVGHPIHDPELPPRDSLVLTSEEYRRGKSTAINHFHEKLLKLKDRLNTPAAKSIAEQRHAFMRSYLEQFQQEWDGER from the coding sequence TTGTCTCATCCGCACGAACAACCGAACTCGACTCCTGCTTCTGATCCGACTGCGACTACATCGCCGTCAAGCCCGCCCGAAGCCGAATCGCTCCTCGCCGCGGCCGAAGCCTACGCCCGCGCCGAGCTCGGCGGCGATACGAGCGGCCACGACTGGTGGCATGTCCAGCGCGTCGCCGACATGGCCCGCCGCCTCGCCGCCGACGAAGGCGCCGATCCGTTCCTCTGCGTGCTGGCCGCGCTGCTGCACGACGTCGCCGACGAGAAGCTGAACCCGTCCAAGGAAGCGGGCATGGCCAAGGTCGCCTCCTGGCTGGAGGCGCGCGAGCTGGCCGACGGGGACCGGGAGCATGTGCTGGAGATCATCGGCACGATGTCCTACAATGGCGGGGCGAATCCCCCGATGCGCACGCTGGAGGGCCGCGTCGTCCAGGACGCCGACCGGCTGGACGCGATCGGCGCCATCGCCGTCGCGCGCACGTTCGTCTATGCCGGCCACGTCGGCCATCCGATCCATGATCCCGAGCTGCCGCCGCGCGACAGCCTCGTGCTGACGTCCGAGGAATACCGCAGGGGCAAAAGCACGGCGATCAACCATTTTCACGAGAAGCTCCTGAAGCTCAAGGACCGCCTCAACACGCCTGCGGCCAAGTCCATCGCCGAGCAGCGCCATGCCTTCATGCGGAGCTATCTGGAGCAGTTCCAGCAGGAGTGGGACGGCGAGCGGTAG
- a CDS encoding alpha/beta fold hydrolase: protein MTREIRLLTAEEGTCEYSIAGSGPPVLLFHGGHSNCLEEFGIRSLLHAGYSVLIPSRAGYGRTTPLRDLEAACRLYGRAVERSASGKVHVIAVSAGGPSAIAFCSLYPERVASLVLQCAVAKPWLGPSDSTYRAARRMFNPRMEKTVWTALAVFSSAFPALAFRSMAPSFSCLPYSDVRKRLAPDYRDAFRRMCSRYRSGFGFLIDLEQTGHDYSRELAGIQAPSLVLHSPQDASVPFAHAHHAHSLLARSELVELDSWGHLIWLDQHAAEHDRLLLSFLERSAR, encoded by the coding sequence ATGACCCGAGAGATCCGCTTGCTGACAGCCGAGGAAGGAACATGCGAATATTCGATTGCCGGAAGCGGCCCGCCGGTGTTGCTTTTCCATGGAGGGCATTCCAATTGCCTGGAGGAGTTCGGCATCCGCTCCTTGCTGCATGCGGGCTATTCGGTCTTGATTCCGTCCCGTGCCGGATATGGGAGGACGACGCCGCTTCGGGACCTGGAGGCCGCCTGCCGCCTCTATGGCCGAGCGGTCGAACGTTCTGCGTCCGGCAAGGTCCACGTCATCGCCGTATCGGCCGGCGGACCCTCCGCCATCGCCTTCTGCTCCCTCTATCCGGAGCGGGTCGCCAGCCTCGTGCTGCAATGCGCCGTTGCGAAGCCTTGGCTCGGCCCGTCCGACTCGACGTATCGAGCGGCGCGGCGGATGTTCAACCCCCGCATGGAAAAAACGGTATGGACCGCTCTGGCCGTTTTTTCCTCGGCTTTTCCAGCATTGGCCTTCCGCTCGATGGCTCCATCCTTCTCCTGCTTGCCCTACTCCGATGTCCGCAAGCGTCTCGCTCCAGATTATCGCGATGCGTTCCGCCGCATGTGCTCCCGCTACCGCTCCGGATTCGGGTTCCTCATCGACCTGGAGCAGACCGGCCACGACTATTCTCGGGAACTCGCCGGCATCCAGGCGCCATCGCTGGTCTTGCACAGCCCTCAGGACGCTTCCGTCCCCTTCGCCCATGCCCATCACGCGCACAGCCTGCTGGCCCGATCGGAGCTGGTCGAGCTCGACAGCTGGGGGCATCTGATCTGGCTGGACCAGCATGCGGCAGAGCATGACCGACTGCTTCTTTCTTTTCTGGAACGCTCGGCGCGCTGA
- the ypfJ gene encoding KPN_02809 family neutral zinc metallopeptidase, whose protein sequence is MRTQGRRGSANVEDRRGRGIGGKTAIGGGIGGIILLILVTLMGGNPGDLLGGVTGGAGTEQSQPYEETAEEAELSQFVSVVLADTEEIWGGLFQQQGLTYEKPTLVLYNDAVESACGTQQAAVGPFYCPGDRKLYIDLSFYDELRQQFQAPGDFAMAYVIAHEVGHHVQTLLGTSDKIMPLRDKLSEEEFNKYLVRFELQADYYAGVWSHHAQGKNLLEEGDLEEALTAASAVGDDSIQEKARGYAVPESFTHGTSEQRKRWFYKGFESGTIQGGDTFGAKSL, encoded by the coding sequence ATGCGGACGCAAGGGAGAAGAGGCAGCGCGAACGTGGAGGACCGCCGGGGCAGGGGCATCGGCGGCAAGACGGCGATCGGAGGCGGCATCGGCGGCATCATCCTGCTGATCCTCGTCACGCTGATGGGCGGCAACCCGGGCGACCTGCTCGGCGGCGTCACCGGGGGCGCGGGCACGGAGCAGTCCCAGCCGTACGAGGAGACGGCCGAGGAGGCGGAGCTGTCGCAGTTCGTCTCGGTCGTGCTGGCCGATACGGAGGAGATTTGGGGCGGCTTGTTCCAGCAACAGGGCCTGACGTACGAAAAGCCGACGCTCGTCCTGTACAACGACGCGGTCGAGTCGGCCTGCGGCACGCAGCAGGCGGCGGTAGGGCCGTTCTACTGCCCGGGCGACCGCAAGCTGTACATCGACCTGAGCTTCTATGACGAGCTGCGCCAGCAGTTCCAGGCTCCGGGCGACTTCGCCATGGCCTACGTCATCGCCCATGAGGTCGGGCATCACGTGCAGACGCTGCTCGGCACGTCGGACAAGATCATGCCGCTGCGCGACAAGCTGAGCGAGGAGGAGTTCAACAAGTACCTCGTGCGCTTCGAGCTGCAGGCGGACTACTACGCCGGCGTCTGGTCGCATCATGCGCAGGGCAAGAACCTGCTGGAGGAAGGCGATCTCGAGGAGGCGCTCACGGCCGCGAGCGCGGTCGGCGACGACAGCATCCAGGAGAAGGCCCGCGGCTACGCGGTGCCGGAGAGCTTCACGCACGGCACGTCGGAGCAGCGCAAGCGCTGGTTCTACAAGGGCTTCGAGTCCGGCACGATCCAGGGCGGCGATACGTTCGGCGCGAAGAGCTTGTAG
- a CDS encoding DUF3500 domain-containing protein, giving the protein MKQSGWKRTASWTAAAVWAAWAAGIGQPLAAASPVAEVQAAAIAPRTASLTERTARGLPEKGGTGEAAPVASALLEAAKAPVRPAPSRIKAALGASSPRETPGVERSAPVPKPAATHRAPLPAPAPPPTKQTPAPPGGKSGLAVADAAVGQAMARKIAPSAEARCPAAPAQPGAAARADEPDAPPRLVCLATAFEATLTPPQREALRLPFTAKHAVSWSNRPVDEFPRNGIALGTLGEDSLEALKAMLREALSADGYDTARGIILADDKMSSAAGGNPRWGSALYHVAFLGDPSGSEPWMLQLSGRHLALNLASNTREIGLTPMFLGIEPRLFSAGGRDWAVMEPRLESMYAMLRSLPPDQMAAARLGDSRADVLLGPGKDGHFPEAEGIPYSHLGEQQKQRVRASVAAWVRTAAPASAQALLADYLSPEALERTYIGWSGSTDDRVPGSYVRIDGPRLWLETVTLAEEALPGRGHVHMVWRDRKADYGGCFF; this is encoded by the coding sequence TTGAAGCAGAGCGGATGGAAAAGGACGGCTTCTTGGACTGCGGCGGCCGTATGGGCGGCATGGGCGGCAGGCATCGGACAGCCGCTGGCAGCCGCTTCCCCCGTCGCGGAGGTGCAGGCGGCCGCGATCGCGCCGCGTACGGCGAGCCTGACGGAACGAACGGCACGGGGGCTGCCGGAGAAAGGCGGGACGGGGGAGGCCGCGCCCGTGGCGAGCGCGCTGCTAGAAGCGGCGAAAGCCCCGGTGCGGCCAGCGCCGAGCCGGATCAAAGCCGCACTCGGGGCGAGCTCGCCGCGCGAGACGCCTGGCGTCGAACGGTCGGCGCCCGTTCCGAAGCCTGCGGCGACTCATCGCGCGCCCTTGCCCGCGCCTGCCCCGCCGCCCACGAAGCAGACGCCGGCGCCTCCCGGCGGCAAGAGCGGCCTGGCGGTCGCGGACGCCGCGGTCGGCCAGGCGATGGCGCGCAAGATCGCGCCGTCCGCCGAGGCGAGATGCCCGGCTGCGCCCGCCCAGCCGGGCGCAGCCGCCCGAGCGGACGAGCCTGACGCTCCGCCGCGGCTCGTCTGTCTGGCGACGGCGTTCGAGGCGACGCTGACGCCGCCGCAGCGGGAAGCGCTGCGGCTTCCTTTTACGGCCAAGCATGCCGTCAGCTGGAGCAACCGTCCGGTCGACGAGTTCCCGCGCAACGGCATCGCGCTCGGCACGCTCGGCGAGGACAGCCTGGAGGCGCTCAAGGCGATGCTGCGGGAAGCGCTCAGCGCTGACGGCTACGATACGGCGCGGGGCATCATCCTTGCCGACGACAAGATGTCGTCCGCCGCCGGGGGCAATCCGCGCTGGGGCTCGGCGCTGTACCATGTCGCGTTCCTCGGCGACCCGAGCGGCAGCGAGCCGTGGATGCTCCAGCTCAGCGGACGGCACCTCGCGCTCAACCTCGCCAGCAACACGCGCGAGATCGGCCTGACGCCGATGTTCCTCGGCATCGAGCCGCGGCTGTTCTCCGCCGGCGGGCGCGACTGGGCGGTCATGGAGCCGCGCCTGGAGAGCATGTACGCGATGCTGCGCTCGCTGCCGCCCGACCAGATGGCGGCGGCCCGCCTCGGCGACAGCCGCGCCGACGTGCTGCTCGGCCCGGGCAAGGACGGGCACTTTCCCGAGGCGGAGGGCATCCCGTACTCCCACCTCGGCGAGCAGCAGAAGCAGCGGGTGCGCGCGTCCGTCGCCGCCTGGGTGCGGACGGCCGCGCCCGCGTCGGCGCAGGCGCTGCTCGCGGATTACCTTTCGCCCGAAGCGCTGGAGCGGACGTATATCGGCTGGTCGGGCTCGACGGACGACCGCGTGCCTGGCTCGTATGTCCGGATCGACGGTCCGCGCCTGTGGCTGGAGACCGTCACGCTGGCGGAGGAGGCGCTCCCCGGCCGCGGCCATGTGCATATGGTGTGGCGCGACCGCAAGGCCGATTACGGCGGCTGCTTCTTCTAG
- a CDS encoding methyl-accepting chemotaxis protein: MKIKLRHKLVAIFVLVSLLFGVASVLSYLNAKSTQASYAYITDVAAELQADAQTIQTLSERQVSQLRAFLLYDDPSFKEGLYAANDRIDQTIASALRRSDEPESRERLERIQTANLQFRQLTVRIMNAYLVNKRQAAQEGQADIKPLSEEIRLQSDALAEWIEKDVIEAGKQQAKRKAEQGLLFVAAICLLASAVAIAAGWFAARMISRPLAGLNGVAQRMADGDLTGEQPEVRGRDELRELSDSFRRMSDHIRGMVGGIAVHAGSLGSAAEQLSSGAEQSARASESVASAIEEMAGGAEWTAARVEENRATLEEFAQGAELVGATSSEVLELSRRTSREAEQGGRIVADNLEQMRTIHASIGRASEVVHSLSDRSREIRGILQVLGELSRQTNLLALNASIEAARAGEHGRGFAVVAGEVRSLAEQSQRSAGSIGALIGAILQETEESARLMEEAMRSAEDGVEVSSRASEKFGIILSGTRGITPHMEDMAAVADQIRVRAGEMTESGRRMAEVAQSHSASAQEVAASTEEQLASMEQMRASAQSLAQMADELQALVGRFRT; encoded by the coding sequence ATGAAAATCAAGCTTAGGCACAAGCTAGTTGCTATTTTCGTCCTCGTCTCCCTTCTCTTCGGTGTCGCATCCGTCCTTTCCTATCTCAACGCGAAGTCGACGCAGGCTTCGTACGCGTACATCACCGATGTCGCTGCGGAGCTGCAAGCCGATGCGCAGACGATTCAAACGCTGTCGGAACGCCAGGTAAGCCAGCTGCGGGCCTTCCTGCTGTACGACGATCCGTCCTTCAAGGAGGGCTTGTATGCCGCCAACGATCGGATCGATCAGACGATCGCGTCCGCGCTGCGGCGGAGCGACGAGCCGGAGTCCCGGGAACGGCTGGAGCGCATTCAAACCGCGAATCTGCAGTTCCGCCAGCTGACGGTGCGCATCATGAACGCGTATCTCGTCAACAAGCGCCAAGCCGCTCAGGAGGGCCAGGCGGACATCAAGCCGCTCAGCGAAGAGATCCGCTTGCAGAGCGATGCTCTGGCCGAATGGATCGAAAAGGACGTCATCGAAGCCGGCAAGCAGCAAGCGAAGCGGAAAGCGGAGCAAGGGCTGCTGTTCGTGGCCGCCATCTGCCTCCTGGCCTCGGCCGTGGCGATCGCTGCCGGCTGGTTCGCCGCGCGCATGATCAGCCGTCCGCTCGCCGGGTTGAACGGCGTCGCGCAGAGGATGGCCGACGGCGACCTGACGGGGGAGCAGCCGGAAGTGCGCGGCCGCGACGAGCTGCGGGAGCTGAGCGACTCGTTCCGCCGCATGTCCGACCATATCCGCGGCATGGTAGGCGGCATCGCCGTGCATGCCGGGAGCCTCGGCTCCGCGGCGGAGCAGCTGAGCAGCGGGGCGGAGCAATCGGCGCGGGCATCGGAGTCGGTGGCGTCCGCGATCGAGGAGATGGCGGGCGGAGCGGAGTGGACGGCCGCCCGCGTCGAGGAGAACCGCGCCACGCTGGAGGAGTTCGCCCAAGGGGCGGAGCTCGTAGGGGCTACGTCGTCCGAGGTGCTGGAGCTGTCCCGCCGGACAAGCCGGGAGGCGGAGCAGGGCGGGCGCATCGTCGCCGACAACCTGGAGCAGATGCGGACGATCCATGCGTCGATCGGCCGCGCGAGCGAGGTCGTGCATTCGCTGTCGGACCGCTCGCGGGAAATACGCGGCATCCTGCAGGTGCTCGGCGAGCTGTCGCGCCAGACGAACCTGCTGGCGCTCAACGCCTCGATCGAGGCGGCCCGCGCCGGCGAGCACGGACGGGGGTTCGCCGTCGTCGCGGGCGAGGTGCGCTCGCTCGCCGAGCAGTCGCAACGGTCGGCAGGCTCGATCGGCGCGCTGATCGGAGCCATCCTGCAGGAGACGGAGGAGTCCGCCCGGCTCATGGAGGAAGCGATGCGCAGCGCCGAGGACGGCGTCGAGGTGTCGAGCCGGGCTTCCGAGAAGTTCGGCATCATCCTCAGCGGCACCCGCGGCATCACGCCGCATATGGAAGACATGGCGGCGGTGGCGGATCAGATTCGAGTCCGCGCCGGCGAGATGACGGAATCCGGCCGCCGCATGGCCGAGGTCGCCCAGTCGCATTCGGCGAGCGCCCAGGAGGTCGCGGCTTCGACGGAGGAGCAGCTCGCCTCGATGGAGCAGATGCGCGCCTCCGCGCAGTCGCTGGCGCAGATGGCCGACGAGCTGCAGGCGCTGGTCGGCCGGTTCCGCACGTAG
- a CDS encoding DUF1540 domain-containing protein, whose amino-acid sequence MAKDVRCEVNSCKHWGAGNNCNASSIYVVARSSKPSHSDETDCKTFEPKV is encoded by the coding sequence ATGGCAAAAGACGTGCGCTGTGAAGTCAACTCGTGCAAGCACTGGGGTGCCGGCAACAACTGCAACGCATCTTCGATCTATGTCGTAGCCCGCAGCAGCAAGCCCAGCCACTCCGACGAAACCGACTGCAAAACCTTTGAACCGAAAGTGTGA
- a CDS encoding MFS transporter, with protein MPAPSATTDRNWKRTISLFLGGQTISLFGSSLVQYAIMWHITLSTDSGAMMTIAILCGFVPTFFLSPFAGVWADRYDRKKLIAYSDSLIALTTLVMALLFLAGYDALWLLFVMSAIRALGTGVQTPAVGAFIPQLVPAEQLTRVNGVNGTLQAMTMFAAPVVSAGLLSVAPLQAIFFIDVATAIVGVLTLLLLVREKPRQAAPDAQERGYLADLRQGVRYVREHSFLKPFFFFMALYMILISPAAFLSPLQVTRSFGPDLWRLTAIELAFSVGMMAGGLLIAAWQGFRNKAHTMTLSFLVTGLACAGLGVVPSFWVYLALMALVGLMMPVFNTPATVLLQQKVEESYLGRVFGVMGMISSSMMPLGMLLFGPLADRIPIERLLVATGLLIFGLGIGFGRSRQLLRAGEPSGEPGEEKEAREAGLEEKP; from the coding sequence ATGCCTGCCCCATCCGCAACGACCGATAGGAATTGGAAACGTACGATCTCGCTGTTCCTCGGAGGCCAGACGATTTCGCTGTTCGGGTCCTCGCTGGTCCAGTACGCCATCATGTGGCATATTACGCTCAGCACGGATTCCGGAGCGATGATGACCATCGCGATTTTATGCGGCTTCGTGCCGACGTTTTTCCTGTCGCCGTTCGCCGGCGTCTGGGCTGACCGGTATGACCGCAAGAAGCTGATCGCTTACTCGGACAGCCTGATCGCCCTCACGACGCTCGTCATGGCGCTGCTGTTCCTCGCGGGATACGATGCGCTGTGGCTGCTGTTCGTCATGTCCGCCATCCGGGCTCTCGGCACCGGCGTGCAGACGCCGGCGGTCGGCGCGTTCATCCCTCAGCTCGTGCCGGCCGAGCAGCTGACGCGGGTGAACGGAGTGAACGGGACGCTGCAGGCGATGACGATGTTCGCCGCGCCGGTCGTCAGCGCCGGGCTGCTGTCGGTCGCTCCGCTGCAGGCGATCTTCTTCATCGATGTCGCGACAGCGATCGTCGGCGTGCTCACGCTGCTCCTGCTCGTTCGGGAGAAGCCGCGGCAGGCGGCCCCGGATGCGCAGGAGAGGGGCTACCTGGCCGACCTGCGGCAGGGAGTCCGCTACGTGCGCGAGCATAGCTTCCTCAAGCCGTTCTTTTTCTTCATGGCGCTGTATATGATCCTCATCTCGCCGGCGGCGTTTCTCAGTCCGCTGCAGGTGACGCGCAGCTTCGGCCCCGACCTGTGGCGGCTGACGGCGATCGAGCTGGCGTTTTCCGTCGGCATGATGGCGGGCGGCCTGCTCATCGCCGCGTGGCAGGGCTTTCGCAACAAGGCGCATACGATGACGCTGAGCTTCCTCGTGACCGGCCTCGCCTGCGCGGGCCTCGGCGTCGTGCCGAGCTTCTGGGTCTACCTCGCGCTGATGGCGCTCGTCGGCCTTATGATGCCGGTGTTCAACACGCCGGCGACCGTGCTGCTGCAGCAAAAGGTGGAGGAGAGCTATCTCGGCCGGGTGTTCGGCGTGATGGGCATGATCTCCAGCTCGATGATGCCGCTCGGGATGCTGCTGTTCGGGCCGCTGGCGGACCGAATTCCGATCGAGCGGCTGCTCGTCGCGACCGGCCTGCTCATTTTTGGCCTCGGGATAGGGTTCGGACGCAGCCGGCAGCTGCTCCGGGCGGGAGAGCCGTCGGGCGAGCCGGGCGAGGAGAAGGAAGCTCGGGAAGCGGGGCTGGAGGAGAAGCCATGA
- a CDS encoding DEAD/DEAH box helicase, with protein sequence MKFTDLKLISPILKALEKESYTEPTPIQAQAIPAALEGRDVLGCAQTGTGKTAAFSIPIIQRLSSQGGKPQGKRRIRSLILTPTRELAIQIEDNIRAYSQFTDIRCFSIVGGVSQRAQEIQLARGMDILIATPGRLIDLINQKHADLQHVEILVLDEADRMLDMGFINDVKKIMARIPAKKQTLFFSATMPPEISRLVDSLLHDPVTVEITPVSSTVDRIDQSVYFVDKDNKPQLLIHLLRDRSIESVLVFTRTKHGADRVVRVLTKAGITAQAIHGNKSQNARQAALGNFKSGATRVLVATDIAARGIDIDELAHVIQFNLPNIPETYVHRIGRTGRAGKSGTAISFCEDEEVPYLKDIEKLTKKKVPVVREHPYPMAAGEPTLPSLTQSQGGGRQGGGSSSARQGGRPQQGQGGSRQGDGGGNARQGGRPQPGGQAQQRPAAGGAEAQQPGTAGGGRKRKRRRGGSGRGPASAGTAPSAQGARGGQPRG encoded by the coding sequence ATGAAATTCACCGATTTGAAGCTGATTTCCCCGATTCTCAAAGCGCTTGAAAAAGAAAGCTACACCGAGCCGACGCCGATCCAGGCGCAGGCCATCCCGGCGGCCCTCGAGGGCCGCGACGTGCTCGGCTGCGCGCAGACCGGCACCGGCAAGACGGCGGCCTTTTCGATTCCGATCATCCAGCGGCTGAGCAGTCAGGGCGGCAAGCCCCAAGGCAAGCGCCGCATCCGCTCGCTCATCCTGACGCCGACGCGCGAGCTGGCGATCCAGATCGAGGACAACATCCGCGCGTACAGCCAGTTCACCGACATCCGCTGCTTCTCGATCGTCGGCGGCGTGTCCCAGCGGGCGCAGGAGATCCAGCTGGCGCGCGGCATGGACATCCTGATCGCGACGCCGGGCCGCCTCATCGACCTCATCAACCAGAAGCACGCCGACCTGCAGCATGTCGAGATTCTCGTGCTCGACGAGGCCGACCGCATGCTCGACATGGGCTTCATCAACGACGTCAAGAAGATCATGGCCCGCATCCCGGCCAAGAAGCAGACGCTGTTCTTCTCGGCCACGATGCCGCCGGAGATCAGCCGCCTCGTCGACTCGCTGCTCCATGATCCGGTCACGGTCGAGATCACGCCGGTGTCCTCGACGGTGGACCGGATCGACCAGTCCGTCTACTTCGTCGACAAGGACAACAAGCCGCAGCTGCTCATCCACCTGCTGCGCGACCGCTCGATCGAGTCGGTGCTCGTCTTCACCCGCACCAAGCACGGCGCGGACCGCGTCGTGCGCGTGCTGACCAAGGCCGGCATCACGGCCCAGGCGATCCACGGCAACAAGTCGCAGAACGCCCGCCAGGCGGCGCTCGGCAACTTCAAGAGCGGCGCGACGCGCGTGCTCGTCGCGACCGACATCGCGGCGCGCGGCATCGACATCGACGAGCTGGCGCATGTCATCCAGTTCAACCTCCCCAACATCCCGGAGACGTACGTGCACCGGATCGGCCGCACGGGCCGCGCCGGCAAGAGCGGCACGGCGATCTCGTTCTGCGAGGACGAGGAGGTTCCATACCTCAAGGACATCGAGAAGCTGACGAAGAAAAAGGTGCCGGTCGTGCGCGAGCATCCGTACCCGATGGCCGCCGGCGAGCCGACGCTTCCGTCCCTGACGCAAAGCCAGGGCGGCGGCCGTCAAGGCGGCGGCAGCAGCAGCGCGCGTCAAGGCGGTCGTCCGCAGCAAGGCCAAGGCGGTTCCCGCCAAGGCGACGGCGGCGGCAACGCACGTCAGGGCGGACGCCCTCAGCCGGGCGGCCAGGCGCAGCAGCGTCCTGCGGCCGGCGGCGCGGAGGCGCAGCAGCCGGGCACGGCCGGCGGCGGGCGCAAGCGCAAGCGCCGGCGCGGCGGCTCCGGCCGCGGACCGGCTTCCGCCGGCACCGCTCCGTCCGCTCAAGGCGCGCGCGGCGGCCAGCCTCGCGGCTAG